In Carassius auratus strain Wakin unplaced genomic scaffold, ASM336829v1 scaf_tig00040374, whole genome shotgun sequence, one genomic interval encodes:
- the LOC113084595 gene encoding uncharacterized protein LOC113084595 isoform X7: protein MEKPEQARFETFPSCQAPDVPMSFSQADEPQDHWGEHSPDIQAVPVSLSNENEQEDAWGEHPSNFQENTISEQRSSSTHQPRTNSASGVRRWTCITNQCTPVERTILEALNELDMKINHLTSVVQSLAANNRSSAPVVNSEDDVFPLTTMEELDKLERKLSEKAMMQKMVNRLSISGGHTLKKTIWRICSKVFGPVAKQLNWCGRGEKRGIRKTNIGALLIGAAMKNPVLPSPTEAEAEKHSKDYLRLAPGRMPC, encoded by the exons ATGGAGAAGCCAGAGCAGGCCCGTTTTGAGACTTTCCCCAGCTGTCAAG CTCCAGATGTTCCCATGAGCTTCTCCCAGGCAGATGAGCCACAAGATCATTGGGGTGAACACTCACCtgacattcaag CTGTTCCAGTGAGCTTGTCCAATGAAAATGAGCAAGAAGATGCTTGGGGTGAACACCCATCTAACTTTCAAG AGAACACAATCTCTGAACAAAGATCCTCAAGTACTCACCAGCCAAGAACAAATA GTGCTTCTGGTGTGAGACGATGGACCTGCATCACTAATCAATGTACAC CTGTTGAGAGGACAATTCTGGAGGCACTTAATGAACTGGACATGAAGATCAATCATCTGACTTCAGTGGTCCAGTCCCTTGCAGCAAACAACCGTTCCAGTGCTCCAGTGGTGAACAGCGAGGATGATGTCTTCCCTCTCACAACCATGGAGGAACTAGACAAACTGGAAAGAAAATTATCAGAGAAAGCAATGATGCAAAAGATG gtgaACAGGTTATCCATCAGTGGAGGACACACACTGAAGAAAACAATATGGAGAATATGCTCCAAGGTGTTTGGTCCTGTAGCCAAACAGCTGAACTGGTGTGGTAGGGGAGAAAAGCGAGGGATCAGGAAAACAAACATAGGAGCACTCCTAATAG GAGCAGCTATGAAGAATCCCGTGCTTCCGTCGCCAACTGAAGCAGAGGCTGAAAAACACAGTAAGGATTATCTCCGCTTGGCCCCAGGGAGAATGCCTTGTTAG
- the LOC113084595 gene encoding uncharacterized protein LOC113084595 isoform X3, with protein sequence MEKPEQARFETFPSCQAPDVPMSFSQADEPQDHWGEHSPDIQDRQLETWEEHPSITQENKFSALRPSQDQRLSTTQQGIMQTVPVSLSNENEQEDAWGEHPSNFQENTISEQRSSSTHQPRTNSASGVRRWTCITNQCTPVERTILEALNELDMKINHLTSVVQSLAANNRSSAPVVNSEDDVFPLTTMEELDKLERKLSEKAMMQKMVNRLSISGGHTLKKTIWRICSKVFGPVAKQLNWCGRGEKRGIRKTNIGALLIGAAMKNPVLPSPTEAEAEKHSKDYLRLAPGRMPC encoded by the exons ATGGAGAAGCCAGAGCAGGCCCGTTTTGAGACTTTCCCCAGCTGTCAAG CTCCAGATGTTCCCATGAGCTTCTCCCAGGCAGATGAGCCACAAGATCATTGGGGTGAACACTCACCtgacattcaag ACCGCCAGCTGGAAACTTGGGAAGAACACCCATCTATCACTCAAG AGAACAAATTCTCTGCCTTAAGACCCTCTCAAGACCAAAGACTATCAACCACACAACAAGGAataatgcaaa CTGTTCCAGTGAGCTTGTCCAATGAAAATGAGCAAGAAGATGCTTGGGGTGAACACCCATCTAACTTTCAAG AGAACACAATCTCTGAACAAAGATCCTCAAGTACTCACCAGCCAAGAACAAATA GTGCTTCTGGTGTGAGACGATGGACCTGCATCACTAATCAATGTACAC CTGTTGAGAGGACAATTCTGGAGGCACTTAATGAACTGGACATGAAGATCAATCATCTGACTTCAGTGGTCCAGTCCCTTGCAGCAAACAACCGTTCCAGTGCTCCAGTGGTGAACAGCGAGGATGATGTCTTCCCTCTCACAACCATGGAGGAACTAGACAAACTGGAAAGAAAATTATCAGAGAAAGCAATGATGCAAAAGATG gtgaACAGGTTATCCATCAGTGGAGGACACACACTGAAGAAAACAATATGGAGAATATGCTCCAAGGTGTTTGGTCCTGTAGCCAAACAGCTGAACTGGTGTGGTAGGGGAGAAAAGCGAGGGATCAGGAAAACAAACATAGGAGCACTCCTAATAG GAGCAGCTATGAAGAATCCCGTGCTTCCGTCGCCAACTGAAGCAGAGGCTGAAAAACACAGTAAGGATTATCTCCGCTTGGCCCCAGGGAGAATGCCTTGTTAG
- the LOC113084595 gene encoding uncharacterized protein LOC113084595 isoform X4 — translation MEKPEQARFETFPSCQVPSFSAPDVPMSFSQADEPQDHWGEHSPDIQDRQLETWEEHPSITQAVPVSLSNENEQEDAWGEHPSNFQENTISEQRSSSTHQPRTNSASGVRRWTCITNQCTPVERTILEALNELDMKINHLTSVVQSLAANNRSSAPVVNSEDDVFPLTTMEELDKLERKLSEKAMMQKMVNRLSISGGHTLKKTIWRICSKVFGPVAKQLNWCGRGEKRGIRKTNIGALLIGAAMKNPVLPSPTEAEAEKHSKDYLRLAPGRMPC, via the exons ATGGAGAAGCCAGAGCAGGCCCGTTTTGAGACTTTCCCCAGCTGTCAAG TTCCATCATTCTCAGCTCCAGATGTTCCCATGAGCTTCTCCCAGGCAGATGAGCCACAAGATCATTGGGGTGAACACTCACCtgacattcaag ACCGCCAGCTGGAAACTTGGGAAGAACACCCATCTATCACTCAAG CTGTTCCAGTGAGCTTGTCCAATGAAAATGAGCAAGAAGATGCTTGGGGTGAACACCCATCTAACTTTCAAG AGAACACAATCTCTGAACAAAGATCCTCAAGTACTCACCAGCCAAGAACAAATA GTGCTTCTGGTGTGAGACGATGGACCTGCATCACTAATCAATGTACAC CTGTTGAGAGGACAATTCTGGAGGCACTTAATGAACTGGACATGAAGATCAATCATCTGACTTCAGTGGTCCAGTCCCTTGCAGCAAACAACCGTTCCAGTGCTCCAGTGGTGAACAGCGAGGATGATGTCTTCCCTCTCACAACCATGGAGGAACTAGACAAACTGGAAAGAAAATTATCAGAGAAAGCAATGATGCAAAAGATG gtgaACAGGTTATCCATCAGTGGAGGACACACACTGAAGAAAACAATATGGAGAATATGCTCCAAGGTGTTTGGTCCTGTAGCCAAACAGCTGAACTGGTGTGGTAGGGGAGAAAAGCGAGGGATCAGGAAAACAAACATAGGAGCACTCCTAATAG GAGCAGCTATGAAGAATCCCGTGCTTCCGTCGCCAACTGAAGCAGAGGCTGAAAAACACAGTAAGGATTATCTCCGCTTGGCCCCAGGGAGAATGCCTTGTTAG
- the LOC113084595 gene encoding uncharacterized protein LOC113084595 isoform X2 encodes MEKPEQARFETFPSCQVPSFSAPDVPMSFSQADEPQDHWGEHSPDIQDRQLETWEEHPSITQENKFSALRPSQDQRLSTTQQGIMQTVPVSLSNENEQEDAWGEHPSNFQENTISEQRSSSTHQPRTNSASGVRRWTCITNQSVERTILEALNELDMKINHLTSVVQSLAANNRSSAPVVNSEDDVFPLTTMEELDKLERKLSEKAMMQKMVNRLSISGGHTLKKTIWRICSKVFGPVAKQLNWCGRGEKRGIRKTNIGALLIGAAMKNPVLPSPTEAEAEKHSKDYLRLAPGRMPC; translated from the exons ATGGAGAAGCCAGAGCAGGCCCGTTTTGAGACTTTCCCCAGCTGTCAAG TTCCATCATTCTCAGCTCCAGATGTTCCCATGAGCTTCTCCCAGGCAGATGAGCCACAAGATCATTGGGGTGAACACTCACCtgacattcaag ACCGCCAGCTGGAAACTTGGGAAGAACACCCATCTATCACTCAAG AGAACAAATTCTCTGCCTTAAGACCCTCTCAAGACCAAAGACTATCAACCACACAACAAGGAataatgcaaa CTGTTCCAGTGAGCTTGTCCAATGAAAATGAGCAAGAAGATGCTTGGGGTGAACACCCATCTAACTTTCAAG AGAACACAATCTCTGAACAAAGATCCTCAAGTACTCACCAGCCAAGAACAAATA GTGCTTCTGGTGTGAGACGATGGACCTGCATCACTAATCAAT CTGTTGAGAGGACAATTCTGGAGGCACTTAATGAACTGGACATGAAGATCAATCATCTGACTTCAGTGGTCCAGTCCCTTGCAGCAAACAACCGTTCCAGTGCTCCAGTGGTGAACAGCGAGGATGATGTCTTCCCTCTCACAACCATGGAGGAACTAGACAAACTGGAAAGAAAATTATCAGAGAAAGCAATGATGCAAAAGATG gtgaACAGGTTATCCATCAGTGGAGGACACACACTGAAGAAAACAATATGGAGAATATGCTCCAAGGTGTTTGGTCCTGTAGCCAAACAGCTGAACTGGTGTGGTAGGGGAGAAAAGCGAGGGATCAGGAAAACAAACATAGGAGCACTCCTAATAG GAGCAGCTATGAAGAATCCCGTGCTTCCGTCGCCAACTGAAGCAGAGGCTGAAAAACACAGTAAGGATTATCTCCGCTTGGCCCCAGGGAGAATGCCTTGTTAG
- the LOC113084595 gene encoding uncharacterized protein LOC113084595 isoform X1 has translation MEKPEQARFETFPSCQVPSFSAPDVPMSFSQADEPQDHWGEHSPDIQDRQLETWEEHPSITQENKFSALRPSQDQRLSTTQQGIMQTVPVSLSNENEQEDAWGEHPSNFQENTISEQRSSSTHQPRTNSASGVRRWTCITNQCTPVERTILEALNELDMKINHLTSVVQSLAANNRSSAPVVNSEDDVFPLTTMEELDKLERKLSEKAMMQKMVNRLSISGGHTLKKTIWRICSKVFGPVAKQLNWCGRGEKRGIRKTNIGALLIGAAMKNPVLPSPTEAEAEKHSKDYLRLAPGRMPC, from the exons ATGGAGAAGCCAGAGCAGGCCCGTTTTGAGACTTTCCCCAGCTGTCAAG TTCCATCATTCTCAGCTCCAGATGTTCCCATGAGCTTCTCCCAGGCAGATGAGCCACAAGATCATTGGGGTGAACACTCACCtgacattcaag ACCGCCAGCTGGAAACTTGGGAAGAACACCCATCTATCACTCAAG AGAACAAATTCTCTGCCTTAAGACCCTCTCAAGACCAAAGACTATCAACCACACAACAAGGAataatgcaaa CTGTTCCAGTGAGCTTGTCCAATGAAAATGAGCAAGAAGATGCTTGGGGTGAACACCCATCTAACTTTCAAG AGAACACAATCTCTGAACAAAGATCCTCAAGTACTCACCAGCCAAGAACAAATA GTGCTTCTGGTGTGAGACGATGGACCTGCATCACTAATCAATGTACAC CTGTTGAGAGGACAATTCTGGAGGCACTTAATGAACTGGACATGAAGATCAATCATCTGACTTCAGTGGTCCAGTCCCTTGCAGCAAACAACCGTTCCAGTGCTCCAGTGGTGAACAGCGAGGATGATGTCTTCCCTCTCACAACCATGGAGGAACTAGACAAACTGGAAAGAAAATTATCAGAGAAAGCAATGATGCAAAAGATG gtgaACAGGTTATCCATCAGTGGAGGACACACACTGAAGAAAACAATATGGAGAATATGCTCCAAGGTGTTTGGTCCTGTAGCCAAACAGCTGAACTGGTGTGGTAGGGGAGAAAAGCGAGGGATCAGGAAAACAAACATAGGAGCACTCCTAATAG GAGCAGCTATGAAGAATCCCGTGCTTCCGTCGCCAACTGAAGCAGAGGCTGAAAAACACAGTAAGGATTATCTCCGCTTGGCCCCAGGGAGAATGCCTTGTTAG
- the LOC113084595 gene encoding uncharacterized protein LOC113084595 isoform X6: MEKPEQARFETFPSCQVPSFSAPDVPMSFSQADEPQDHWGEHSPDIQAVPVSLSNENEQEDAWGEHPSNFQENTISEQRSSSTHQPRTNSASGVRRWTCITNQCTPVERTILEALNELDMKINHLTSVVQSLAANNRSSAPVVNSEDDVFPLTTMEELDKLERKLSEKAMMQKMVNRLSISGGHTLKKTIWRICSKVFGPVAKQLNWCGRGEKRGIRKTNIGALLIGAAMKNPVLPSPTEAEAEKHSKDYLRLAPGRMPC, translated from the exons ATGGAGAAGCCAGAGCAGGCCCGTTTTGAGACTTTCCCCAGCTGTCAAG TTCCATCATTCTCAGCTCCAGATGTTCCCATGAGCTTCTCCCAGGCAGATGAGCCACAAGATCATTGGGGTGAACACTCACCtgacattcaag CTGTTCCAGTGAGCTTGTCCAATGAAAATGAGCAAGAAGATGCTTGGGGTGAACACCCATCTAACTTTCAAG AGAACACAATCTCTGAACAAAGATCCTCAAGTACTCACCAGCCAAGAACAAATA GTGCTTCTGGTGTGAGACGATGGACCTGCATCACTAATCAATGTACAC CTGTTGAGAGGACAATTCTGGAGGCACTTAATGAACTGGACATGAAGATCAATCATCTGACTTCAGTGGTCCAGTCCCTTGCAGCAAACAACCGTTCCAGTGCTCCAGTGGTGAACAGCGAGGATGATGTCTTCCCTCTCACAACCATGGAGGAACTAGACAAACTGGAAAGAAAATTATCAGAGAAAGCAATGATGCAAAAGATG gtgaACAGGTTATCCATCAGTGGAGGACACACACTGAAGAAAACAATATGGAGAATATGCTCCAAGGTGTTTGGTCCTGTAGCCAAACAGCTGAACTGGTGTGGTAGGGGAGAAAAGCGAGGGATCAGGAAAACAAACATAGGAGCACTCCTAATAG GAGCAGCTATGAAGAATCCCGTGCTTCCGTCGCCAACTGAAGCAGAGGCTGAAAAACACAGTAAGGATTATCTCCGCTTGGCCCCAGGGAGAATGCCTTGTTAG
- the LOC113084595 gene encoding uncharacterized protein LOC113084595 isoform X5 → MEKPEQARFETFPSCQAPDVPMSFSQADEPQDHWGEHSPDIQDRQLETWEEHPSITQAVPVSLSNENEQEDAWGEHPSNFQENTISEQRSSSTHQPRTNSASGVRRWTCITNQCTPVERTILEALNELDMKINHLTSVVQSLAANNRSSAPVVNSEDDVFPLTTMEELDKLERKLSEKAMMQKMVNRLSISGGHTLKKTIWRICSKVFGPVAKQLNWCGRGEKRGIRKTNIGALLIGAAMKNPVLPSPTEAEAEKHSKDYLRLAPGRMPC, encoded by the exons ATGGAGAAGCCAGAGCAGGCCCGTTTTGAGACTTTCCCCAGCTGTCAAG CTCCAGATGTTCCCATGAGCTTCTCCCAGGCAGATGAGCCACAAGATCATTGGGGTGAACACTCACCtgacattcaag ACCGCCAGCTGGAAACTTGGGAAGAACACCCATCTATCACTCAAG CTGTTCCAGTGAGCTTGTCCAATGAAAATGAGCAAGAAGATGCTTGGGGTGAACACCCATCTAACTTTCAAG AGAACACAATCTCTGAACAAAGATCCTCAAGTACTCACCAGCCAAGAACAAATA GTGCTTCTGGTGTGAGACGATGGACCTGCATCACTAATCAATGTACAC CTGTTGAGAGGACAATTCTGGAGGCACTTAATGAACTGGACATGAAGATCAATCATCTGACTTCAGTGGTCCAGTCCCTTGCAGCAAACAACCGTTCCAGTGCTCCAGTGGTGAACAGCGAGGATGATGTCTTCCCTCTCACAACCATGGAGGAACTAGACAAACTGGAAAGAAAATTATCAGAGAAAGCAATGATGCAAAAGATG gtgaACAGGTTATCCATCAGTGGAGGACACACACTGAAGAAAACAATATGGAGAATATGCTCCAAGGTGTTTGGTCCTGTAGCCAAACAGCTGAACTGGTGTGGTAGGGGAGAAAAGCGAGGGATCAGGAAAACAAACATAGGAGCACTCCTAATAG GAGCAGCTATGAAGAATCCCGTGCTTCCGTCGCCAACTGAAGCAGAGGCTGAAAAACACAGTAAGGATTATCTCCGCTTGGCCCCAGGGAGAATGCCTTGTTAG